In Bacillus sp. S3, the sequence AACTGCTGGAAAAGGCAGAGAAACTGCTGATCGAATTACTTTATCAACCTGTGGAAAGAGGTAGATGAGTTGAAAATAATTGGAATTCACATATATGGCTTTGGACAATTAGAGAATCTTAAAATTGCGAACTTGGAGGATTTTCAAGTTTTTTACGGCGAAAATGAAGCTGGTAAGTCAACGATAATGGCTTTTATTCATGGAATCTTGTTTGGTTTTCCTACTAAACAACAAACAGAGCTTCGTTATGAGCCAAAGCATAGCAGCAAATACGGCGGAAACATGAGGATTTATCATGAAGATTACGGATACGCCGTTATTGAACGAATCAAAGGAAAAGCAGCCGGCGATCTGAAGGTAGTATTGGATACAGGAGAAATTGGCGGCGAAGAACTGTTAAGAGAACTGACAGCGAATTTCGATAAAAGTTTATTCCAAGCAATTTTTTCTTTTAATTTGCATGGGCTGCAAAACATTCAGCAAATGAAAGGGGAAGAAATCGGCAAGTTCTTATTCTCTGCCGGAACATTAGGTACAGAACAGTTAGCGAAAGCCGAAACTGTCCTGCAGAAAGAGCTGGAAGCCCGCTTTAAGCCGTCCGGAAAGAAACCGTTATTAAATGAAAGATTACAGGAACTTCATGAAATCAATGGAGATTTGAAAAAAGCAGCTGCAAAGAATAAGGAATATGAAAACTTGGTTTCTAAGAAAGACTTGCTTCAACAGGAAATGGCCGAATTAACAAATTCACTTCAGGATATTGGCGAAAAGGTAGAGAAATTGACTGAATGGAAGAGAATCGAGCCGCTTGTCAAAGAAGAAAAGTGGATTAAAAAGGAGCTTAAAGAGCTGGGGGAAATTGTATTCCCAGCACGCGGGCTTGAAAGAATGGAACATTTAAATCAATTAATCCATCCTAAGAAAGCAGAAATGATCAGTATAAGCGAGAGAATAGAAAATTTAAAAAAGGAATTAGCGGAGATTGAGCCAGAGCATTCGATTCTTGAAAATGAGTCTGCTATTTTAGGATTGCTTGATCAAGTTCCGATTATGGAGCAATTATTGATAGAAAAACAGCAATGTGAGACAAAACTTGCGGAGTATGAAGAAAAACTTGCGAGTACAAGAGAAAAGCTTCATTTACCCTTACAAGAAGAAGAAATCATTGCAATCAACACAAATATTTATATGAAAAATCAAGTTGAAGCTGCTTCTAGAAAAAGACAAAAACTCGAAGAAATAAAAGAAGAGTTAGAGGACCGCTACCTGGAAGAAAAAAATACGCTTGAGGAAATAGAAAAAGAGGTCCGATTTGCTGAAAGACAGGTTCTGCCTAAACAAGAAAGGGAGAAGCTTGAGAAACAGATAAGTGATTCAAATGATAAACAAAGCCTTGAATGGGAATTGAGGTCCTTACAGGAAAAACAAGAATTCCTTCAGCAGGCACAGGAACGGGACAAAGCATCATATGAACGTATGCAAAAGCAGAGGAAGCTGCAATTTTTTCTATTTGGATGTTTATTATTAGGACTGATTGTGTATGGGGGGGTCACAAAGCAGTGGGGACTTCTATTTCTTGGAGTGTTAGGCTTTTTTGCCATGGTTGTTTTGAAAACAAAGAGTTCCAAAGTAGATAAAGAAGCAGACATGAAGAAAGAGATTAATGGGTTAAGAGAAAAGGAAAAGGAGTTAAAGGAAAAACTTCAATCCGCAGAATATATTGAAATCACATGGCTAAAGAACCAATTACTGCAGGATAATCATCGGCTTGAAGAGCTGCAGATGCATAAAACCAAACTAAAACATCAGCAATCCCAATACGAAAAGATTTTGAATAAATTTGAACAATGGGAAGCAGACGCGGTTCAAAATAAAGAAAAGCTGATATCCATCAGCAGAGAATTAAAGATTCCCGAATATATCGCTGCTTCTTTTTTACAAGAAGCTTTCGAATTAATAGAGCAATATAAAGCGATCTGCAGAGAAAAAAATCAAACCCTTTTAAGACTAGAGCAAATAAATCAGCGGCAGTCAAAAATAGTTGAAGGGATAAACTCGTATGAGGATGCCTTTTTGCAAGAAAAAGGCTTAGATATGCATAATTCAGCTTATCTACTTAGAAACAAGCTGAAGGAAGAGCATGAAAAGCAGATAAAAAGTCAGGAAAGATTAAGGAAGCTTACCGAACTAATAGCTGATTTAAACCAAAAATCTCAAGAAGTGGAGCTAATACAAACTGAAAGAAATAAGCTGTTTTCTGCTGCAAAGGCTGACTCCGAACTTCAATTCTATGAACTTGGGGGCAAGACAGAAAAACATGATAAACTTTTAGAAAGGTTTAATCAGCTTGAGATCCAGCTTCAATACTCACTCCTCCCTGTCCATGATAGGGAAACCTATTTAGCGGTTCATAATCCGGATGAAGCAGTCGCCAATTACAATTCAGAAGCACAGCATGTACAAGCTAAATTGAAAAAGCTTCAAGAGGAACATGCCGCGATAAAGTACGAAATACAACTACTTGAGGATGGAGGGGTGTATTCAGATATTCTCCACCGCTACAAGCAGAAAAAATTTGAAATGGAAGAAATAGCGAAAGAGTGGTCAGTCTATAGCTTATCGCAAGCCATTTTGGCACAAACGATAGAGAAATATAAAAACGTTCATCTTCCGAGGATGCTTTCAAAAGCGGAGGAATATATGTCATGGCTAACGGATGGAAGGTATACGAGGATTCACCTGCAAAAAGAAGGTTCTGGCTTTCTTGTTGAGCGGGAAGATCATACTTTATTTGCGGCAAATGAGCTAAGCCAAGCAACGATGGAACAATTGTATGTCTCTATCAGGCTTGCACTGACAACAACGCTATATGAAAAATATCAGTTTCCTATTATCATTGATGACAGCTTTGTCAATTTTGATGCAAAACGCACACAAAAAGTGGTTGAACTTCTAAAAAGGCTGGAACGTAATCAAATCTTATTTTTTACATGTCACTCACACCTGCTTCACCAATTCCGGAGGGAAAATATTCTATCATTAGCAAAAGGTACTGTTGTAAATTATTTAATAGAGAAATAGTGGTATATGGTATACTCACACTATGGGAAGGAGCGTGTAAAGGATGGGAAAAGGTATATTAGATTATGAGGTTGGAGAACAGGTTGAATTATTTCTTTTAATCAAAAGCTCCACAAAAGGGATTGCGAGTAATGGCAAGCCGTTTCTAACTTTAATTCTGCAAGATCAAAGCGGGGACATTGAGGCAAAACTTTGGGATGCAGGTGAAGAGGATGAAAAGAATTACGCAGCCCAAAATATTGTGAAAATTCTCGGAGATGTCCAAAATTATCGCGGCAAGAGTCAGCTGAAAATTCGCCAAATTCGTCGAACAAGCCCTGCTGATGGGGTGAAGCTAGATGATTTTCTTGAGACAGCTCCACTTAGTCAGGAAGAAATGGTCAGCAAGCTGACACAATATATTTTCGAAATGAAAAATCCTAATATCCAAAGAATAACCCGGCATTTAATTAAGAAACACCAAAAATCCTTTTTGGAATATCCTGCGGCCACTAAAAATCATCATGAATTTGTTTCCGGGCTTGCCTATCACGTTGTCAGCATGCTAGACCTGGCCAGAGCAATTGCTTCGTTGTATCCAAGTCTTGATAGGGATCTATTGTATGCAGGAGTTATTTTACATGATATGGGGAAGGTACTGGAATTGTCTGGGCCTGTATCAACGGTTTATACCATTGAAGGGAATTTGCTCGGGCACATAACGATTATGGTTAGCGAAATTGGCAAAGCGGCTGAAGAACTTGGGATATCTGGGGAAGAGGTATTAATTTTGCAACACCTTGTCCTGAGTCATCATGGAAAAGCAGAATGGGGCAGCCCGAAACCGCCAATGATTAAGGAAGCGGAAATTCTTCATTATATAGATAATCTTGATGCAAAAATGAATATGCTGGATCGTGCTTTAGAACGAGTAAAGCCAGGTGAATTTACAGAGAGAATTTTTGCCCTTGATAACCGTTCATTTTATAAGCCAGCGTTTCATAAGTAAATTAAAATAACCCATAAAGGGTTATTTTTTTTGAGAAGAAATGAATATTTCTCGGAATACCGAATAAGTTGTAATAAAAAGTGGACAACCACTAAGAGGGGAGCAATATATTTTGACGATACCTATTTGGATTTATGCAGTTGTGGTTGGAATTGTAATCAGTGCTATAATGGCAATTAAAACGGGCAGAGAAGAACGGGAGGTAGAAAGGGAAAACATTGAGCTAGAAGGAGAAATTTATATTAAACGTCTAGAGCGAGAAAAGGAAATGCGGGAAGAACTTAGGGCTACAGGGGAATAGGCGCTTCAGCTGGACAATAGAAAAAGCGGAAACGCCCTAGGCGCTTCCGCTTTATTATTATTGTTGTGCAGCTGGTGTTTCCGGATTAAGTGCGTCTTTTAAATCCTTATCGCTTACTTTTACGTTCGCTGCTTTAAGTTCACGCTGCATTGCTTTATTAATGTCTTCACTTGTTAATTTAGATGATTTTAATTGGTATTCCATTTCTTTCTTCATTTCATCGTAAGACTTCTTCTCTTTTTTCTCTGTTACTTGGATAATATGATAACCGAATTGTGTTTTTACCGGAGCACTAATTTCATTCGCTTTAAGGGCAAAAGCTGCTTTAGTAAAGTCAGGATCATATTGACCTTTGTTGGTATTATTAATCGTACCTAATTCGCCGCCATTTTGGGCTGACGCAGTATCTGTTGAGTATTCCTTCGCAACTTCATCAAATTTTGCACCGCTATCAAGCTTTTTCTTTACTTCATTAGCAGTAGCTTCATCTTTAACAAGGATATGGCGAGCTTTAATATCCGGCTGATAGCTATCGTAATATTCCTTTATTTCCTTTTCAGATACTTTTACGTCTTTCAGAGCTGCCTTTTCTTGCATCATGCCAAGCTTCATCGTTTTCTTTAAATCGTTTTCACTTTTATAGCCATACTGTGCAAGAGTAGCCTCAAAATTTGAGCCAAGATCTGATTTTAATTGATCGATTTTCTCATTTAATTCTTTATCAGAGATTTTGTAATTCTTAGAAAGAACTTTTTCATATACAAGCTGTTGCAGGGCTTGATCTCCGACTTTTTCTTTCATTGAGTTGTAAAGCTCTTCTTGTGTAATATTTCCTGCCTTACTTTCAACCACCGTATCAGAACCACTTTGATTACAAGCGCCTAATGTAAGAACCCCGCCAGCTATGGTGAGGGCTAAAATCCATCTTTTCATGCTGAATCTCTCCTAAACAGTAAATTCGTATGGCATTTTGTCCACATTCTTTACTATAACATAAATGGGAACTACTGCAAAAATAAAAGATGTGAGGTTTTATTGAAAATTACATAAACGAGTTTAGGACTTTTCCAAAAAAAATAAGCTAAGTGCCTAAACGAAATGAATCCATGTTGAATAGTATATCTTAGCAAATGAAAAAGGAGGTATTTCGATGAGTGCTGGAGGATATGGAGCTGGTTTTGCTCTTATTGTAGTCCTTTTCATCTTATTGATTATTGTTGGGGCTTCTTGGGTTTACTAAAATGAAAAAATTATCATGAGAGGAGGTAAGGATACATGTCTGGTGGAGCAGCTTACGGTGGAGGATTTGCGTTAATTGTAGTCCTTTTCATCCTATTAATTATCATTGGGGCTTCTTGGGTTTATTAAGAAAAAAATGAAAAACTAAAAGCGATGAGACCTTTCCTCATCGCTTCGATTTTTTGTTGGAGTGTTTTCAACACAAATTCAAATCCGCCGTCTTATTTTTACCGTTAGATTATGTATATAAAATTTCCAAATAAGATGAGATCAGTAAAATGGTAATAAGAACATTTATCGTGCGGAACACCTTATGCTGGTTTTCCTCTGGGATTTCTTTTTGGATACAAAGAGAATTTGTCAGTTTATTTACATAAAACAAGATAAAAATAGCGAAGACAATAAAAACGGAGATCATCAATGATTCCCTCCCTGTTGTTCATATTATGCTTTATACAATACCAAAAATTACACAAAAAAGATAGTCATAAAGAATGGAAGAATGTTAGACTTTATTCTACGGTAAAAAAACTCTATCCGCTGTTGAAACATTACAAAAAAGGTTTACCCCACTCCTTGAAAGGTGAATAATAAGCATGAGAAATGAAACGGCTCGAGTAGGAGGGCGAATAGTATGAATGAACTTGAAATATTGATGAATAGAATAAATCTCCTTGAATATCACCAAAAGTTGTTGGTAAAGCTGCTGCACAATCCTAAACTAGAGTTTTATAAACTCATCATCGAGAAGGGAATGACTGAGCAGGAAATTAATTCATTTTATTATTTATGTGACGAATTGAGCAAGAAATTAGCAGAACAAAAAGCGGAAGGATATGTTTACTTTCATCCGCTTTTTGATAAACTTTCAGCCTCTTTACCAGCAAATCTGAAGATTGAAGAGGTAATAAAAGCATGCTTACTCCAAAATTTATACGAGCCGCTTTTTCAAGAACTCGAAAAATGTCTATGATGGAGATCTAGGCTAGCTCCTGTTCCTTATCTTTCGCCTTTTTCAGTGTCCCATTTTCCTCAACGAATTGACTTTCGATATTATGGAAGGAACGCTCAAAAATTTCCATAAAATCTTCTCCGTAAATATTGCGGACAATCGCCATCATTTCAATAATATCGGGAAATTTCCCGTATAATTCCCGTAATGGCAAAGCTCCAGAGAAAGCGGCATTTCCATTTGGTTCATATGATTCCATGGATTGTAGTAAAATCTCTTCACCTTTATCGGTGAGTTGAATATACGTGTTACGTTTGTCATTTTCCTTTTTTGAAAATTTTAGCAGCCCGCGTTCTTCTAACTTTTTTGAAAAGTTAAAGGCTGTTGAGACATGCATAACCCCAAATTTGGCGACATCCGAGATAGAAGCCCCGTTCAAATGATAGGCGATCCAAAGAATATGATGTTCATTAATATTTAAATCATATGGCTTGATCCATTGCTGCCAATCTTTTTCAATCGACTTCCATAACGCTTTACTTAATTGCGTAATCCTTTGACTAAAAATCATTGCTTCTTTCATTGAATATTGTTTCTCAGTCATCCCCATTTTCACCTACTTTTATATTTCTCTATTATCATTATGCCAATAAAATAAAAATTAATAAAGATATAAATTCACAAAATTTTTAGAAATTATGAAATTTTTATATTGAATTTGTAAATTTTTCATGAAAATGCCTTAGCAGCTTGATAAAAGTAAACACTATTTACCATATTCTGAAATATCTGCTTCTAACTCTTGAACTGTTTCTCTCATTTCAACAAGTTCTTTTTGGATTTCTTGTTGTTGGGCGCGGATATCCTTTTCCCAATGGGCAAGAGAGGATTTAACTTCAAAAAGGAACTTTGAAATTTGTGTTTTTCCTTCCTTTGTCGCGTTGGTTGCGGAATCCTTTAATTGTATTAAGTTCGTCTTAAGTTCCTGTATTTGATCAATTGCTGCCTGTTTATTTTCTTTCAATCTAACTCTTGTTACTTTTCCTGTATTTGGAACTGAGAGCAGCGTACTAATACCTGCAGCAAGTCCCCCTGCTAAAAATCCGTATAAAAAAGGTTTCATCTTCATTTTCTTAGTTTCCTCCACATAATGGTGAATGTTCCAAAAAAACAATTTTAAAAGAATAATTATTTTGACTATTAATCGTTTTCTACACCCTGTTTATCGAGACCTTGTTCATAGGAATGGACGGTAAAACATATAAATAGTTACAACCATTGTTCTGATTAAAGTTTCAAGTAGGGGGACAAAAAAGATGAAGAGTGTTGCTGTGACGTTACTTATTTTAAGTACGCTTCTTTTTTTAGGAACAGTTAAATATTTATTTGATTTCAAAAGGCCAGGAGTCTATCCGCCAAAACAAGTATTAAAGAAAAGAGCAGCTGCATTAGCTGGAGGCGGAGGGATTATCCTGCTGATTGCTATAATTCTTTTAACCTTGACATAGAATGGTTGTCGTATGTAATTTAAGAAAAGAACCCCATGGGGTTCTTTTCTTAAATAAGATCCCGTGCATTACTTTTGAATGACGGAAGCTGTTGACAAATTTGTTCTTTTTACAATTGATTGAGCAACTGGAAACAAAATAATCATAATAACAGTATTTAGTGCGATAGCCGGTAAAACCCCAACAGAAAATAATGCTACAAAAGGTCCTGGTAATTCAAATAATAAAAGGGCCGAGCCTAAAAAGACAGTTCCTGAAATTAATGTTCCAACTGCAGTTAAGATTGCAGCACTAACAATCGGTTTAACCAATTTCCTTAAGACCAAAAATAAACCGAAAAAGATTAATGAAGTGACAATCTTATCAATAATATTTGGGATCTGGCCATTAGGAAAACCTGTGGTTAATGCTGATAAAACTCCAGTTACAATTCCCATTAGCATGACACTTTTTACTTCTGGCACAAGAATAATACCTAAAAACATCATCGCCAGCATCATGTCTGGTTTAATTCCAAGGAAATTTGGCATTACCGTATGCAATACGACCCCAATACCAGCTAAAAGCGCTAAAACGACTAGATTTTTTGTTTTCATTTCTCATCTCTCCTCTGCTATTCTAAGCTATTTGTTCCTCCTGCAGTGCACTGATTGCCTGCAGCGAAAAACTTACAATCATTATACCATATTACTATAATATTAATAAAGATATAATTTTCAGAAAACTTGTTTTACAGCTGTTTAGCAATCGCTGCTGCAATTTCTTGTAACTTTTGAGGTGTATAATCACTTTGATTATTTTTCCAAACCGCTCCAAAACCGTCACCCTTACCGAAACGCGGGATTAGGTGCATATGGAAATGAAAAACAGATTGGCCGGCATGTTCACCGTTATTATTGATTGTATTTAATCCAATGGGGTCGAATTCCTGTTTTAATGCATTGGCAATTGCCGGGACGACTTCAAAAAGATTTCTTGCCATTTCGGGAGTCATTTCAAATAGGTTTTCTTTATGTACCTTAGGAATCACAAGTGTATGTCCTTTAGTTACTTGACTTATATCTAAAAATGCTAAGACATGCTCGTTTTCGAAAACCTTCGCTGCGGGAATTTCACCGTTAACTATTTTACAAAAAATACAATCGCTCATACTCATACAACCCCTTTAAAAATTGTTTGTATTATTTTACCACATAATGATGAAAAAGAAAAAGACAGGATCCGCGTGGAATCCTGCCTTCCCGAAGGGGAATTGCTTCAATTTTAACGTTCATTCAGGAGTGTTCTTTGATAAACACCTCATTTTTCTTAGAGTGTTTTTTATAAAGAAACATCTTTGTTCAAGCTGACCATCCCCTAATTGTTTTTATATGTTTTCCCAACTTATAAAAACGGGTAGCGATCTGCGGTAAACACCTCATTTGTCGTTTATTTTTTTAGGATAAACAGTTGGTGTTGAACTCTAAATGGATTGAATGCACATTGTACAAAACAACCATCCCCTTATTTGAAACGATTGGAAGCTCACTTGTTTGAAAGGAAATTGTCTTTAACAGACACCTCATTTCAAGTTTTGATGAATTTCTTCATCGAAGTAAGTTATTTCCCCTTCGAATATTATGATGTCCGCTTCCAAAAGAAATATACAAAAAAATTATCAAAAATTGAATTCCTATTTTTATTAAGAGGAATTTGGTAAAATGAAAATCATAACATGCTACGGAAGGACGTTTGCAAATGTCTTTATTAACCATTGAAAATCTTGTCGGGGGATATACAAGGAACCCTGTATTAAAGGATGTTTCCTTTGAAGTAAATGAAAAAGAGATGGTCGGTCTAATTGGTTTAAATGGGGCTGGCAAAAGTACCACCATCAAACATATTATCGGATTAATGGAGCCTCATCGCGGAGCCATCAAAATTAATGGACAATCCTTTACAGAAAATAAAGAAGCTTATCGCCGCATGTTTACATTTGTTCCTGAAACGCCGGTTTTATATGAAGAACTTACACTGGATGAGCATTTAAAATTGACGGCAATGGCATATGGTCTTGATGAAGCCAGCTATAAGCAGCGAATTGCTCCGCTGTTGTCGGAATTTCGAATGGAAAGACGCTTAAACTGGTTTCCAGCCCATTTTTCTAAAGGAATGAAACAAAAGGTTATGATTATGTGTGCCTTTCTAGTTCAACCATCGCTTTATATTGTTGATGAACCATTTGTTGGCCTCGATCCGCTCGGGATTCAATCTCTGCTTGATTTAATGAAAAAGATGAAAGATAACGGTGCGGGGATTTTAATGTCAACACATATACTCGCAACAGCGGA encodes:
- a CDS encoding ATP-binding protein gives rise to the protein MKIIGIHIYGFGQLENLKIANLEDFQVFYGENEAGKSTIMAFIHGILFGFPTKQQTELRYEPKHSSKYGGNMRIYHEDYGYAVIERIKGKAAGDLKVVLDTGEIGGEELLRELTANFDKSLFQAIFSFNLHGLQNIQQMKGEEIGKFLFSAGTLGTEQLAKAETVLQKELEARFKPSGKKPLLNERLQELHEINGDLKKAAAKNKEYENLVSKKDLLQQEMAELTNSLQDIGEKVEKLTEWKRIEPLVKEEKWIKKELKELGEIVFPARGLERMEHLNQLIHPKKAEMISISERIENLKKELAEIEPEHSILENESAILGLLDQVPIMEQLLIEKQQCETKLAEYEEKLASTREKLHLPLQEEEIIAINTNIYMKNQVEAASRKRQKLEEIKEELEDRYLEEKNTLEEIEKEVRFAERQVLPKQEREKLEKQISDSNDKQSLEWELRSLQEKQEFLQQAQERDKASYERMQKQRKLQFFLFGCLLLGLIVYGGVTKQWGLLFLGVLGFFAMVVLKTKSSKVDKEADMKKEINGLREKEKELKEKLQSAEYIEITWLKNQLLQDNHRLEELQMHKTKLKHQQSQYEKILNKFEQWEADAVQNKEKLISISRELKIPEYIAASFLQEAFELIEQYKAICREKNQTLLRLEQINQRQSKIVEGINSYEDAFLQEKGLDMHNSAYLLRNKLKEEHEKQIKSQERLRKLTELIADLNQKSQEVELIQTERNKLFSAAKADSELQFYELGGKTEKHDKLLERFNQLEIQLQYSLLPVHDRETYLAVHNPDEAVANYNSEAQHVQAKLKKLQEEHAAIKYEIQLLEDGGVYSDILHRYKQKKFEMEEIAKEWSVYSLSQAILAQTIEKYKNVHLPRMLSKAEEYMSWLTDGRYTRIHLQKEGSGFLVEREDHTLFAANELSQATMEQLYVSIRLALTTTLYEKYQFPIIIDDSFVNFDAKRTQKVVELLKRLERNQILFFTCHSHLLHQFRRENILSLAKGTVVNYLIEK
- the yhaM gene encoding 3'-5' exoribonuclease YhaM, which translates into the protein MGKGILDYEVGEQVELFLLIKSSTKGIASNGKPFLTLILQDQSGDIEAKLWDAGEEDEKNYAAQNIVKILGDVQNYRGKSQLKIRQIRRTSPADGVKLDDFLETAPLSQEEMVSKLTQYIFEMKNPNIQRITRHLIKKHQKSFLEYPAATKNHHEFVSGLAYHVVSMLDLARAIASLYPSLDRDLLYAGVILHDMGKVLELSGPVSTVYTIEGNLLGHITIMVSEIGKAAEELGISGEEVLILQHLVLSHHGKAEWGSPKPPMIKEAEILHYIDNLDAKMNMLDRALERVKPGEFTERIFALDNRSFYKPAFHK
- a CDS encoding sporulation YhaL family protein, yielding MTIPIWIYAVVVGIVISAIMAIKTGREEREVERENIELEGEIYIKRLEREKEMREELRATGE
- a CDS encoding peptidylprolyl isomerase, with the translated sequence MKRWILALTIAGGVLTLGACNQSGSDTVVESKAGNITQEELYNSMKEKVGDQALQQLVYEKVLSKNYKISDKELNEKIDQLKSDLGSNFEATLAQYGYKSENDLKKTMKLGMMQEKAALKDVKVSEKEIKEYYDSYQPDIKARHILVKDEATANEVKKKLDSGAKFDEVAKEYSTDTASAQNGGELGTINNTNKGQYDPDFTKAAFALKANEISAPVKTQFGYHIIQVTEKKEKKSYDEMKKEMEYQLKSSKLTSEDINKAMQRELKAANVKVSDKDLKDALNPETPAAQQ
- a CDS encoding YjcZ family sporulation protein: MSAGGYGAGFALIVVLFILLIIVGASWVY
- a CDS encoding YjcZ family sporulation protein, which codes for MSGGAAYGGGFALIVVLFILLIIIGASWVY
- a CDS encoding DUF1878 family protein produces the protein MNELEILMNRINLLEYHQKLLVKLLHNPKLEFYKLIIEKGMTEQEINSFYYLCDELSKKLAEQKAEGYVYFHPLFDKLSASLPANLKIEEVIKACLLQNLYEPLFQELEKCL
- a CDS encoding HTH-type transcriptional regulator Hpr; the protein is MGMTEKQYSMKEAMIFSQRITQLSKALWKSIEKDWQQWIKPYDLNINEHHILWIAYHLNGASISDVAKFGVMHVSTAFNFSKKLEERGLLKFSKKENDKRNTYIQLTDKGEEILLQSMESYEPNGNAAFSGALPLRELYGKFPDIIEMMAIVRNIYGEDFMEIFERSFHNIESQFVEENGTLKKAKDKEQELA
- a CDS encoding YtxH domain-containing protein, which encodes MKMKPFLYGFLAGGLAAGISTLLSVPNTGKVTRVRLKENKQAAIDQIQELKTNLIQLKDSATNATKEGKTQISKFLFEVKSSLAHWEKDIRAQQQEIQKELVEMRETVQELEADISEYGK
- a CDS encoding tryptophan transporter — encoded protein: MKTKNLVVLALLAGIGVVLHTVMPNFLGIKPDMMLAMMFLGIILVPEVKSVMLMGIVTGVLSALTTGFPNGQIPNIIDKIVTSLIFFGLFLVLRKLVKPIVSAAILTAVGTLISGTVFLGSALLLFELPGPFVALFSVGVLPAIALNTVIMIILFPVAQSIVKRTNLSTASVIQK
- a CDS encoding HIT family protein, which produces MSDCIFCKIVNGEIPAAKVFENEHVLAFLDISQVTKGHTLVIPKVHKENLFEMTPEMARNLFEVVPAIANALKQEFDPIGLNTINNNGEHAGQSVFHFHMHLIPRFGKGDGFGAVWKNNQSDYTPQKLQEIAAAIAKQL
- a CDS encoding ABC transporter ATP-binding protein, producing the protein MSLLTIENLVGGYTRNPVLKDVSFEVNEKEMVGLIGLNGAGKSTTIKHIIGLMEPHRGAIKINGQSFTENKEAYRRMFTFVPETPVLYEELTLDEHLKLTAMAYGLDEASYKQRIAPLLSEFRMERRLNWFPAHFSKGMKQKVMIMCAFLVQPSLYIVDEPFVGLDPLGIQSLLDLMKKMKDNGAGILMSTHILATAEKYCDRFVILHEGKIRAKGTLAELREQFSMPAASLDDLYIQLTKEENYV